One segment of Triticum aestivum cultivar Chinese Spring chromosome 2A, IWGSC CS RefSeq v2.1, whole genome shotgun sequence DNA contains the following:
- the LOC123184289 gene encoding uncharacterized mitochondrial protein AtMg00810-like: MNLDSTLISLGFEKAPLEHAMYKRGEGRDRLLMGIYVDDLLTTGADEDVIANFKLQMKELFKMSDLGLLSYYLGIEVQQKPERITICQEAYAKKVLESCGMKDCNPSHVPMKPRLILSKKSEAHAVDAMEYRSVVRKLGYLTNTRPDLAYSVGIVSRFMEAPTMEDWAAVENILRYIKGTTNFGCVYLREKKKEMVELLGYSDSDMAGDVDDRKCTSGVAYFLGGSIVSWLSQKQKVVALSSREAEYIAATTVVCQGICLGRLLDDLTGKEPERVVLNIDDESTISLWKNPVHHRRCKDIDTRYRNLRECVEENKIDINYVCTNDQLADILTRSLGRQKFTKMRRRIGVQAVK; encoded by the coding sequence ATGAACCTTGACAGTACATTGATTTCACTTGGATTTGAGAAAGCCCCACTGGAGCATGCAATGTATAAGCGAGGTGAAGGAAGGGATCGTCTACTAATGGGTATCTATGTGGATGATTTATTGACAACAGGAGCAGACGAAGACGTAATTGCAAACTTCAAGCTACAAATGAAGGAGCTATTCAAGATGAGTGATCTAGGGCTCTTGAGTTACTACCTTGGGATCGAGGTACAGCAAAAGCCGGAGAGGATAACAATATGCCAGGAGGCATATGCAAAGAAGGTACTTGAAAGTTGTGGTATGAAAGATTGCAATCCAAGTCATGTTCCGATGAAGCCTCGTCTCATACTAAGCAAGAAGAGTGaagcacacgcggttgatgcaatGGAGTATAGAAGTGTGGTCCGAAAGCTGGGGTATCTCACGAATACAAGACCAGACTTGGCCTATTCCGTTGGCATAGTGAGTCGCTTCATGGAAGCACCCACGATGGAAGATTGGGCAGCTGTGGAAAATATACTCAGGTACATCAAAGGGACAACAAACTTCGGTTGTGTCTATTTgagagagaagaagaaggaaatgGTGGAGCTACTTGGCTATAGTGATAGCGACATGGCAGGAGATGTAGACGACCGTAAATGTACCTCGGGCGTGGCATATTTCTTGGGAGGAAGCATAGTGAGTTGGCTATCACAAAAGCAGAAGgtggttgcattatcatcccgtgAAGCGGAGTATATTGCAGCTACAACCGTGGTGTGTCAAGGCATTTGCCTAGGAAGGCTACTCGATGACCTCACAGGCAAGGAACCGGAACGAGTGGTGCTCAACATTGATGACGAGTCTACAATCTCTCTATGGAAGAATCCGGTGCATCATCGTCGATGCAAGGACATCGATACGAGATATCGTAACTTACGGGAGTGTGTGGAAGAAAACAAGATTGACATCAATTATGTTTGCACCAACGATCAGCTTGCAGATATCTTAACCAGATCTTTGGGACGACAGAAGTTCACGAAGATGCGGCGAAGGATCGGCGTCCAAGCTGTAAAGTGA
- the LOC123184290 gene encoding secreted RxLR effector protein 161-like: MKDCNPSHVPMKPRLILSKKSEAHAVDAMEYRSVVRKLGYLTNTRPDLAYSVGIVSRFMEAPMMEDWAAVENILRYIKGTTNFGCVYLREKKKEMVELLGYSDSDMAGDVDDRKSTPGVAYFLGGSIVSWLSQKQKVVALSSREAEYIAATTVVCQGIFLGRLLNDLTGKEPERVVLNIDDKSTISLWKNPVHHRRCKDIDTRYRNLRECVEESKIDINYVCTNDQLADILTRSLGRQKFTKMRRRIGVQAVK; the protein is encoded by the coding sequence ATGAAAGATTGCAATCCAAGTCATGTTCCGATGAAGCCTCGTCTCATACTAAGCAAGAAGAGTGaagcacacgcggttgatgcaatGGAGTATAGAAGTGTGGTCCGAAAGCTGGGGTATCTCACGAATACAAGACCAGACTTGGCCTATTCCGTTGGCATAGTGAGTCGCTTCATGGAAGCACCCATGATGGAAGATTGGGCAGCTGTGGAAAATATACTCAGGTACATCAAAGGGACAACAAACTTCGGTTGTGTCTATTtgagagagaagaagaaggagatggtggagctACTTGGCTATAGTGACAGCGACATGGCAGGAGATGTAGACGACCGTAAAAGTACCCCGGGCGTGGCATATTTCTTGGGAGGAAGCATAGTGAGTTGGCTATCACAAAAGCAGAAGGTGGTTGCATTATCATCTCGTGAAGCTGAGTATATTGCAGCTACAACCGTGGTGTGTCAAGGCATTTTCCTAGGAAGGCTACTCAATGACCTCACAGGCAAGGAACCAGAACGAGTGGTGCTCAACATTGATGACAAGTCTACAATCTCTCTATGGAAGAATCCGGTGCATCATCGTCGATGCAAGGACATCGATACGAGATATCGTAACTTACGGGAGTGTGTGGAAGAAAGCAAGATTGACATTAATTATGTTTGCACCAACGATCAGCTTGCAGATATCTTAACCAGATCTTTGGGACGACAGAAGTTCACGAAGATGCGGCGAAGGATCGGCGTCCAAGCTGTAAAGTGA